CATTAGACAGCATCATAAATAAAACTCCATAATGTCAGACATTTTGCACTCGCATACTCGGCTTTATGCCATAAAAATATTGAATAAACATAAATTATTGCCGATTAGACTAAAACGAGTTTATTCACGCTGGACCATTGCATGTATAATAAATTTTCCTCACTAATCATCGACCCCGAAATGGCCAGTAGGGGGAAATTAAGGCAAGCTGCACATAACGTCCACACTTTTGCGAGAGTCCTTAGCCTTAGCAACATGGAAGACGGACTTTCTAAACTCCAAAGCGATCATCGTTGCGACATAGTGTTTATTTCCCATAATTTCCAGGTTAATGATATCGAAAATTTTATTCAAATTGCCAAGACCACCACTCAAGGCAAGCACTGCGCTTATATCTTAGTAGGGAAAGCCGGCTCACAGAACAAGCACTCAGTTATTAACAACGTGTTTCTGGGGATAGACGGCTTCTTGTTTGAGCCATTCTCAGTAGACAGCCTTCGCGAAATTGCCGAAATAGCCGCTAAAATAAAAGCTAAAAACAGCATAGAACGAGAGCGAGCCGCTATACAACTTCTAGCCGAAACATTGATGGGCGAACTCGACCACATCGCTAAGCTAAAAGCACGAGGCAGAGACATAAAAATGTCGATGCTAAACTTTGCAATGAGTTGCGAGCTAATTCGGAACTTAAATCCGGACGCACTCGAACTGTATTACGAAATTACTCTAGCTATCCACGAAAAGCACTGCAAAGCCCGCCACGCAAACTGCGGCGACGAAACAACGAGTGAGCTGCAACAAACTACCCCAACGTTACCCGATAACCAGAATTAGTAAGCGTTCAGGGTTTAAGTCCTGCACGCTTAGCAGACCTAGAAAGATACTTTTGGAGGCTCCTTAGCCTGCTTCGCCTGATCGGCATCTAACTCGAAAAACTCCCGCGGTTTAAACCCAAATATATTGCCAATAATGTTTGACGGAAAAGCTTGTAAGGCAGTTACATAACCGCCAACAGAATCATTGTAATGCTGCCTGGCAAAAGATATGCGATTTTCAGTCGAGCTGAGTTCTTCCTGCAAGCTTTTAAAATTCTCATTGGCCTTTAAATCTGGATATGATTCCGATAACGCAAACAAGCTTTTTAGCGTCCCACTCAAAGCATTTTCGAGCGACGCGCGCGAAGCTTCGCCAGCATTTGCCGACTGCATTGCCATGTTCCTAGCTTGAATAACGGCCTCTAAAGTTCCGCGCTCATGCGAAGCATAGCCTTTAACAGTTTCTACCAAATTTGGAATTAAATCGTATCGCCTCTTAAGCTGAACATCTATCTGCGACCAAGCGTTCTCCGTTCTAACTCGTTTTGAAACGAGGCCATTGTAAGCACTAATTACATATATTATCAGCACTGCGATAACTACAATTGGAATATATGACATAATTTAAATCCCCAAGCTATATCGTAAGAACCGCACTATCCGCACATAAGATGGTTAATTTACGCATGAAAAAATACATCATACTTCAAAAACTCGACTAAATATATAGTCTACATGCTGAAGATGGGGCGCTAGCGAAAAAACTTCATCCAACTCCTCTTTGGTTAAAATGGCCCCGATTTTTGCATCCGCTCGAATGCGCTCTGGAAAGCTAGAAAAGTTTTCGCCCCTACCAGGTTTCGACAATTCATCCCACACAGCCATGGCATGGTTCTGAACCAAAGCGTACGCATCCTCCCGCGAAAGCCCTTTGCTCGCCAAAGCTACCAGCAGACTGCCAGAGAAGACTAAACCCTCTGTAGACTCCAAATTTTTTTGCATATTCTCTACATAGACGACTAAGCCGTCGATGATGGAACGCACGCGGTTAACCATGAAATCCAAGGCAATACAAATATCAGGCGCAATGACGCGCTCTGCACTGGAGTGGCTAATATCGCGCTCGTGCCATAAGGCGACGTTCTCCATCGCGGCCTGTGACAAGCTACGCACTAATCTAGCTAGCCCCGTTACGTTTTCCGACAAGATCGGATTGCGCTTATGAGGCATCGCACTCGACCCCTTCTGCCCCTTAGTAAAATTCTCCTCCGCCTCTCGCACTTCCGTTCTCTGCAAGTGCCGCACTTCAACGCAGATTTTTTCCAACGTGTTACCCAAACCTGCCATGCTCGAAAATAAGTGAGCGTGCCTATCTCTTTGAATAATTTGCGTAGAGACGGCAACCGGCTTTAGCCCAAAAACTTCACATACGTGCTTTTCTATATCTGGCCCCAAATGGGCATAAGTTCCAACAGGACCAGAAATTGCGCCTACCGCTATGTCTTCGCGCGCAAATCCCAGTCTTCTCTTGTGCCTGCACAATTCAGAATACCAACAGGCGAGCTTTAGCCCAAAAGTAGTAGGCTCGGCATGAACGCCATGCGATCTTCCAACGCACACCGTAAATTTGTGCTGAAGAGCGCGCCGCTTTACCGCCTCCAGTAAGGCATCTAAACCGCTTAAGATTAGATCTAAAGCTCTCGTCAACTGAAGCGAAAAGCAAGTATCTAACAAATCCGAACTAGTCATTCCCAAATGAAGGAAGCGCGCACTCTCTCCTACGTATTCGGCAACATTAGTTAAAAACGCGATTACATCGTGCTTAACGTCATTCTCTATCTCGGCAATCCGAGCGACATCAAAATGCGCCTTCTTCCTAACATTGTCCAAAGCCTCCTGCGGAACGCGTCCAGCCTTCACCATAGCTTCGAGAGCCAATATTTCAATCTCTAGCCACAGCTGAAACTTATACTCTTCCGACCAAATCTCTCCTGCCTCTTTTCGTGTATAACGCGATATCATACTAAACTACTCATTCCGTTAGCCCAACATGGCGATTAACCCAATAAACTCCTCCCTATCCTCACCACTACTCCTCAAGTATTACATCTTTTAAGTCAATAACGGGAGATTCTGCTCTAAGCATAAAAACTACCGAGTCACCACCTGCAAGTCCAGCTAGCGAGCCTTCGCGACTTTGCCAATGCTGCTCTACGCCAAACTCCGCCAAATCACAACAGCCTTCATCTAGCGAGCCAAGTGACTGAACGACCATTTTAATTCTTGAAATTAGTTTTTCGCTAAATAGCTGAGTCGTAATAATTACTACGTCGCTCTTTTCAAGCTCAGTCGATGCTAGCTCTACCCACACCCTTTTATCCTTGCCAATCGAGCAGCTCAATGCGAGCGAAATAGCCTCGCGACTCGGTTCTGGCTGAAAAAACCTATGAATCTGCCCAGCCCGCCACAAAAAACTCTCGTATTGACCAACCCGCCCTACAGAAATATGCCGCCCAATCAATACCGCCATCGTGCCATGACAACACACTGCTCGGCTCGATAACATTCGCTGGCTATAGTCATGAACTTGCTGATTTGCTCGCTTAAAACTTGCTCGTATTATTTCTATGCAAAGCTTCTCATCGCCAGCGTGTTCCGCAACGGCAAGACTCGCAGCTGGGGTCTGCTCATAGCAAGAAAAAGCCTCTTCCTGAATGCCCTGGACTGCCATTTTCGTAGCAATTTGGCTACTGATGCTCGCATCCTGGCCTTTGCAGATTGCAACGAGCATAGGCGAATATCTCTGCCTTCCCAGCGACAGAACAGCGTACCTCGCCGACAACGCCGCTGGTGCAGAAATACTGTCCCCCGCACTATCTAGTTCACCTCCAACCCGAGACGATTGTCTTACAGCACAGTAGTAATCGTACAAAAAATACTCACTTAGGTTAAGCTCTTAACTGCCATTCTTGCATATTCGATATATGACGAGGAAAACAATCCAAAATAAATAGTTCCTAGAGCGGCAATAGCTAACACCACTCTGTGACTAAGCAATAACTCATTGCCGTCAAGCCGAACGACACTTTTCCCCTCAGTTCCAGGCAGAAAATACATTACCACGACGACACGCAGATAATAATAAAGCGAAATCAGAGAACTTAAAACAGCAATAATAGCAAGTCCTATGTAACCGCCTTTAATAACCGCGCTAATGAGATAAAACTTGCCAACAAAACCCACAAGCGGGGGGATGCCGGCTAGTGACAACATAGAAACTGTCATTACTAAAGCTAGCAGCGGATTACTCCAACCCAAATCGCGCAAAGCCTCTATCTTGTCATTGTCATACTGGTTTTCACTGCCAGCAGTAGCATGCAGAGCTACACCAAATGCTATCAAAGTCATAAGCGAATACGCCAAAAGATAAAACACCGCTGCCTCCCCTCCTCCAGATGCGTCCATCACCAAGAAACCCATCAACACATAACCCGCGTGCGCGATGCTAGAATACGCTAACATTCGCTTTAAACTCTCCTGGCGAAGCGCCATGAGATTGCCTAGCACCATGGTAATTACCGAAAGCGTCCAAAACAAGTCAGTCCACGCACCGCTAATGTTGCCAAATGCCGTTGACATTAAGCGTAAGAATGCTCCAAAAGCGGCCACCTTTACAACTACGGCCATATAGCCGCTTACCGTGGTGGGCGCGCCCTGGTACACATCTGGAGTCCAAAAATGAAACGGTATCAAGCTAACTTTAAAGCCAAAACCAAAAATCACTAGACCAATCCCTATAAGCAGAATGTCCTTGGGAGAAGAGGATGACACTGCTAAGGCAATGTCTTGGAGCTGCATTGAAGCAGTGCTCGCATATATTAATAAAATCCCGTACAGCAGAAAGGCAGAGCTAAAGGCGCCCAAAATAAAATACTTCATGGCACTTTCTGCCGAAGCCTTTTCATTTCTCGCTCCAGCACAAAGCGCGTAAACGGCGACCGACAATAATTCTATTCCAAGGAAAGTAATTATTAGATGCTGAGAGGCAACCATAACCATCGCACCGGCTGTCGCCAACAACATCAGCACATCAAAATCAACACTTGCGTCAAGGCGCTGATCGCGAAAAGTTCCCTGGCTTAATAAAAGCGTCATGGCAGACCCTAGCAATATGACGCCAAAAAGCACGAAAGAGAACGAATCCACTCGCAAAAAACCTCCCAATGCAGTGTGATTGCCGTAGACATACTCCAGAGACGTTAGCCATGCGAGCACACAATATGCGCTCGACAGACAGACGCGCGAGAATGTTCTCTCCTTCCCAAAAAATGTGCCCACTAGGAGCACCGTAAGGCTACCACACAACAACACCACAAAGGGCAGTATGGCTGAAAAGTCTATGTCACTCATGGCAGCAAAGTATCCTCATTTGCAGCGGGATAACTTGAATCGCTTAAGAAAGCTATTTCTCCACTTCGATATAACTCCAAAGCAGGCTGCTGTTCCAGATAGTACAAGGCTTGTGCACTAGAGACTGCAATGCGCTCTAAAAACGGCTTTGGATATAAACCCAAAAGAAAAACTAAAACAATTAATGGGGCAAAAACCAAGCGCTCATTAGTGCTCAAATCAGCTATATCGCCATTCCGCTTCAAGTCAAAGGGCCCAAACACTACGCGCCTATAGAGAGATAACATGTACATTGCCCCAAGAATAACGCCACTAACAGCAAACGTTCCCAAAACTGAGTTGTAAGAAAACCCAGCGTAAAGAAGCAAGAACTCACCAATAAAACCATTGGTAAGCGGCAAACCAATTGAGCTAAGCGTAAATATCAAAAATACCGTCGCAAAAGCAGGCATCTTTGCAGCTAAACCTCCGTAATCGGCAATTAATCTAGTATGTTTTCGCTCATACAAAACGCCGACAACTAAAAACAGTGCAGCCGTAGATATGCCGTGATTAATCATTTGCAGGATTGCTCCCTCAAAGCCCTGTTTGTTCATGGCGGCAAACCCCAGAACACAGAAACCCAGATGACTGACTGAAGAATAGGCTACTAACTTTTTCATGTCTGTCTGCACCCATGCCATGAGAGCCCCAAAAATAATCCCCACCACTCCTAACCAAGCCAACACGGGCGAAAAAACTATCACGGCCTCGGGAAATATCGGAACGCCGAAACGCATTAAACCATAAATGCCGAATTTTAGTAGCACACCCGCCAAAATCACTGAGCCCCCCGTCGGCGCTTCGACATGGGCATCTGGCAGCCAGGTGTGCAGCGGAAATATTGGAACTTTAATAGCAAAAGCAAACAAGAAAGCAGAAAATAATAAGAGCTCCTCGCGATGCGAGAACTCCAAGCTAACCCAGTCATTGATGGCAAAACTTACCTGCCCAAGCTGCTGCGCACACATGTTCGCGAGATAAACAATTGCTACCAGCATCAACAAACTGCCACTAGCGGTAAAGAGAACGAACTTCAATGCTGCATAAACGCGCCGCTTACCACCCCAAATACCTATTAAAAAGTACATCGGTACAAGCATCAGCTCCCAAAAAATGTAGAATAAAATGCCATCCATGGCCAACAAAGCCCCAAGCATCCCAGTTTCCAACAACAGCAAACATGTCAAATACGCCCGCAGCTTCTCAGTTACAGTTTGCGAAGCAAAAACCACTACTAATGTTAAAAATGTCGTCAGAACAACAAGCCAAATGCTAATGCCATCGATCCCCAAAGAGTAGTTAATCCCAAAGGCGGGAATCCAAGAAATTTTTTCAGCAAACTGCATCCCCTTAGCAGTTGGATCGAACGCCAAAAGCAAGACGAGCGATTTTGCAAATGTTGCACCTGCAAACAGCGTAGCAATAAACCAAGCCCATTGGCGTTGATTTGGTCTTAAAACAAAGAGACAGACAATGCCTACTAGAGGCAGAAACATCA
The Deltaproteobacteria bacterium genome window above contains:
- a CDS encoding NADH-quinone oxidoreductase subunit N, producing MSDIDFSAILPFVVLLCGSLTVLLVGTFFGKERTFSRVCLSSAYCVLAWLTSLEYVYGNHTALGGFLRVDSFSFVLFGVILLGSAMTLLLSQGTFRDQRLDASVDFDVLMLLATAGAMVMVASQHLIITFLGIELLSVAVYALCAGARNEKASAESAMKYFILGAFSSAFLLYGILLIYASTASMQLQDIALAVSSSSPKDILLIGIGLVIFGFGFKVSLIPFHFWTPDVYQGAPTTVSGYMAVVVKVAAFGAFLRLMSTAFGNISGAWTDLFWTLSVITMVLGNLMALRQESLKRMLAYSSIAHAGYVLMGFLVMDASGGGEAAVFYLLAYSLMTLIAFGVALHATAGSENQYDNDKIEALRDLGWSNPLLALVMTVSMLSLAGIPPLVGFVGKFYLISAVIKGGYIGLAIIAVLSSLISLYYYLRVVVVMYFLPGTEGKSVVRLDGNELLLSHRVVLAIAALGTIYFGLFSSSYIEYARMAVKSLT
- a CDS encoding LemA family protein, producing the protein MSYIPIVVIAVLIIYVISAYNGLVSKRVRTENAWSQIDVQLKRRYDLIPNLVETVKGYASHERGTLEAVIQARNMAMQSANAGEASRASLENALSGTLKSLFALSESYPDLKANENFKSLQEELSSTENRISFARQHYNDSVGGYVTALQAFPSNIIGNIFGFKPREFFELDADQAKQAKEPPKVSF
- a CDS encoding NADH-quinone oxidoreductase subunit M; this translates as MFSNIIHSGFDLSLMMFLPLVGIVCLFVLRPNQRQWAWFIATLFAGATFAKSLVLLLAFDPTAKGMQFAEKISWIPAFGINYSLGIDGISIWLVVLTTFLTLVVVFASQTVTEKLRAYLTCLLLLETGMLGALLAMDGILFYIFWELMLVPMYFLIGIWGGKRRVYAALKFVLFTASGSLLMLVAIVYLANMCAQQLGQVSFAINDWVSLEFSHREELLLFSAFLFAFAIKVPIFPLHTWLPDAHVEAPTGGSVILAGVLLKFGIYGLMRFGVPIFPEAVIVFSPVLAWLGVVGIIFGALMAWVQTDMKKLVAYSSVSHLGFCVLGFAAMNKQGFEGAILQMINHGISTAALFLVVGVLYERKHTRLIADYGGLAAKMPAFATVFLIFTLSSIGLPLTNGFIGEFLLLYAGFSYNSVLGTFAVSGVILGAMYMLSLYRRVVFGPFDLKRNGDIADLSTNERLVFAPLIVLVFLLGLYPKPFLERIAVSSAQALYYLEQQPALELYRSGEIAFLSDSSYPAANEDTLLP
- a CDS encoding adenylosuccinate lyase, which encodes MISRYTRKEAGEIWSEEYKFQLWLEIEILALEAMVKAGRVPQEALDNVRKKAHFDVARIAEIENDVKHDVIAFLTNVAEYVGESARFLHLGMTSSDLLDTCFSLQLTRALDLILSGLDALLEAVKRRALQHKFTVCVGRSHGVHAEPTTFGLKLACWYSELCRHKRRLGFAREDIAVGAISGPVGTYAHLGPDIEKHVCEVFGLKPVAVSTQIIQRDRHAHLFSSMAGLGNTLEKICVEVRHLQRTEVREAEENFTKGQKGSSAMPHKRNPILSENVTGLARLVRSLSQAAMENVALWHERDISHSSAERVIAPDICIALDFMVNRVRSIIDGLVVYVENMQKNLESTEGLVFSGSLLVALASKGLSREDAYALVQNHAMAVWDELSKPGRGENFSSFPERIRADAKIGAILTKEELDEVFSLAPHLQHVDYIFSRVFEV